The Propionispora hippei DSM 15287 genome includes a window with the following:
- the spoVE gene encoding stage V sporulation protein E has protein sequence MQVNRPKSPDYVIFFAIIALLGIGVVMVYSSSAISAYVNFDDSYYFLKRQLIWASLGIVTMLFTMNIDYHVWRKLAKPILLATLVLLVLVLVPGLGRVVNGARRWLGFGSLYLQPSEIAKLSMVLYCATSLARSQDKINSFMKGVVPNLAVLMLVFGLILKEPDLGTALAIGATVFILLFSAGAKVTHLASLGLTGVAGVVVAILVEPYRLKRLIAFSDPWADPLNTGYHIIQSLYAIGSGGLFGVGLGRSREKFLYLPEPHTDFIFAILAEELGLIGTLAVILLFFLFAWRGYKVAISAPDVYGSLLAAGLTTMITIQALMNIAVVTASMPVTGIPLPFLSFGGSALIFTLSGVGILLNISRYVSLE, from the coding sequence ATGCAGGTGAACAGGCCAAAATCTCCTGATTATGTTATTTTTTTCGCCATTATAGCATTATTGGGAATTGGAGTCGTCATGGTATATAGCTCCAGCGCGATTTCCGCCTATGTGAATTTTGACGATAGCTATTATTTCCTGAAACGGCAGTTGATTTGGGCTTCGTTAGGAATAGTAACCATGCTGTTCACCATGAATATTGATTATCATGTCTGGCGTAAGCTGGCGAAGCCTATTTTGTTGGCAACCTTGGTACTGCTGGTGCTGGTGCTGGTGCCGGGGCTGGGGAGGGTGGTAAACGGTGCGCGCCGTTGGCTCGGTTTTGGCTCGCTCTACCTTCAGCCGTCGGAAATTGCCAAATTAAGCATGGTTCTTTACTGTGCCACCAGTCTGGCCCGCAGTCAGGACAAGATAAACAGCTTTATGAAGGGTGTTGTTCCTAATCTGGCCGTACTAATGCTGGTGTTCGGTCTGATTTTGAAGGAACCTGACCTGGGAACGGCGCTGGCTATTGGTGCGACGGTATTTATTCTGCTTTTTTCCGCCGGTGCTAAAGTCACCCATTTGGCATCTCTGGGGTTAACCGGTGTGGCCGGTGTGGTTGTGGCTATTTTGGTGGAGCCGTACCGGTTGAAGCGGTTGATTGCCTTCAGTGATCCCTGGGCTGATCCTTTGAATACAGGTTATCATATTATCCAGTCGTTATATGCCATTGGATCAGGCGGCTTGTTTGGCGTAGGTCTGGGACGGAGTCGGGAAAAGTTTTTATATTTGCCGGAACCTCATACTGATTTTATCTTTGCTATTTTAGCCGAAGAGCTTGGCCTAATCGGTACGCTAGCCGTTATCCTGCTGTTTTTTCTATTTGCCTGGCGCGGCTATAAGGTGGCAATCTCGGCGCCGGACGTATACGGCAGTTTGCTGGCAGCAGGACTTACGACCATGATTACCATCCAGGCACTGATGAATATTGCCGTGGTTACGGCTTCCATGCCTGTAACGGGCATCCCGCTGCCTTTTTTAAGTTTTGGCGGTTCGGCGCTGATTTTTACGCTATCCGGGGTGGGCATATTGCTCAATATTTCACGGTATGTAAGTCTCGAATAA
- the murG gene encoding undecaprenyldiphospho-muramoylpentapeptide beta-N-acetylglucosaminyltransferase, with translation MRVMMSGGGTGGHIYPALTIVRAMEQLGPCEILFVGTQQGLEADIIPKEGFRLELISVKGFERRLSWANIKNLCSTAGSVWRSMQLIREFKPDIVIGTGGYVCGPVLLAASLLGIPTMIQEQNVIPGITNRILARFVDKIAVGYQESVRYFSPGSQKKILVSGNPIRSEVMTATREEGVAALELSAQKRTVLISGGSRGARSINQAMLSVHRHFAGREDIQLLHVTGQSEYNNIVGNLKKYGIDEKNSGNIIIKPYLYNMPQALACCDLAIFRAGAIGLAELTARGIPAILVPYPYAAENHQEHNARAVEHSGAAVVIRDNELNGDKLIAVIERIMGNTAVLSDMAVASKALGRPEAAVEIARAAVNLAAGKHS, from the coding sequence ATGCGTGTGATGATGTCAGGCGGGGGGACCGGAGGTCATATTTATCCCGCCCTTACGATTGTCAGGGCCATGGAGCAGCTTGGACCCTGTGAAATTTTGTTTGTAGGGACACAACAGGGACTAGAAGCGGATATCATACCCAAAGAGGGATTTCGTTTGGAACTGATCTCGGTAAAAGGTTTTGAACGCCGGCTTTCCTGGGCAAATATTAAAAATCTTTGCAGTACGGCGGGCAGTGTCTGGCGTTCTATGCAGCTTATCCGGGAGTTTAAGCCCGATATTGTGATTGGCACAGGCGGCTATGTTTGTGGCCCCGTATTGCTGGCGGCCAGCTTGCTGGGGATTCCTACCATGATTCAGGAGCAGAATGTCATACCGGGGATTACCAACCGGATTCTGGCCCGGTTTGTCGACAAAATTGCGGTCGGCTATCAGGAATCGGTCCGGTATTTTAGTCCAGGCAGTCAGAAAAAAATTCTTGTCAGCGGTAATCCTATCCGTTCCGAAGTGATGACCGCCACCAGAGAGGAAGGCGTGGCGGCGTTGGAATTATCTGCCCAGAAGCGTACCGTGCTGATATCGGGCGGCAGCCGGGGTGCCCGCAGCATTAATCAAGCTATGCTTTCCGTACACCGCCATTTTGCCGGACGGGAGGATATCCAGCTATTGCATGTTACCGGACAGAGCGAGTATAATAACATAGTTGGAAATTTAAAGAAATACGGTATAGATGAAAAAAACAGTGGTAATATTATCATCAAGCCCTATCTGTATAATATGCCGCAGGCTTTGGCCTGTTGCGATCTTGCCATATTCCGGGCAGGTGCTATCGGCCTTGCTGAATTGACGGCGCGGGGAATCCCCGCTATTTTAGTGCCCTATCCTTATGCGGCCGAAAATCATCAGGAGCATAACGCCAGGGCGGTGGAACATAGCGGTGCTGCCGTAGTGATTCGTGACAATGAGCTAAATGGGGACAAACTTATTGCCGTCATTGAACGGATTATGGGAAATACGGCGGTATTAAGCGATATGGCCGTGGCCAGTAAGGCGCTGGGGCGGCCGGAGGCGGCCGTTGAAATCGCCAGGGCTGCAGTGAATTTGGCCGCCGGTAAGCACTCATAA
- the murC gene encoding UDP-N-acetylmuramate--L-alanine ligase, translating into MLNTIKKFHFVGIGGAGMSAIAKVLLEKGYCITGSDVAKSEVTKRLEIHGATIYQGHDAAHVRDAEALVVSTAIAADNPELKKAEELGIPIFHRSDVLAALMNERRGIAVAGAHGKTTTTSMIAVMMEKAAVDPTIIIGGDLDYIGGNSKLGKGEYLVAEADESDGSFLKFTPAVAVVTNIENDHMDYYKSMDNILQTFVKFLHRLPEDGTGILCFDNAYIREISPLVNRKIISYGLDHPADYTARNISMQGANTSYDVYHRENLLGTIKLAVPGIHNVANSLAAVVTGLVTGLPFDRIAEGLALFRGAKRRFQTKAKINGVWIVDDYAHHPTEISTTLKAARQTKPQRLICAFQPHRYSRTDFLRKEFGQAFTATDLLILTDVYSAGEKPIPGVTGETLKDEIEAQTGQKVIYIPDRNQIARYLSEIVESGDLVITMGAGNIYLAGEELVEKLVQRQECK; encoded by the coding sequence TTGTTAAATACGATTAAAAAATTCCATTTTGTTGGTATCGGCGGTGCGGGCATGAGTGCCATTGCCAAAGTTCTCCTGGAGAAGGGGTACTGTATCACTGGCTCTGATGTGGCCAAATCCGAGGTAACTAAGCGTCTGGAGATACATGGTGCGACAATTTATCAAGGACACGATGCGGCGCATGTCCGGGATGCCGAGGCGCTTGTCGTTTCGACCGCCATTGCCGCCGATAATCCGGAATTGAAAAAAGCGGAGGAACTAGGCATTCCGATATTCCATCGTTCCGATGTGCTGGCGGCCTTGATGAATGAGCGCCGGGGTATTGCGGTTGCCGGAGCACACGGTAAGACAACGACCACTTCCATGATTGCGGTTATGATGGAAAAGGCGGCGGTGGATCCTACGATCATTATCGGGGGTGACCTTGATTATATTGGTGGTAACTCCAAACTCGGCAAAGGGGAATATTTGGTTGCCGAGGCGGATGAAAGCGACGGTTCCTTCCTGAAATTTACCCCTGCTGTGGCGGTAGTCACCAACATCGAAAATGATCACATGGATTATTACAAAAGTATGGATAACATATTGCAAACTTTTGTGAAGTTTTTGCATAGATTGCCGGAGGACGGGACCGGCATATTGTGTTTTGATAATGCTTATATCCGTGAAATCAGCCCGCTGGTTAACCGGAAAATCATATCTTATGGACTGGACCATCCCGCCGATTATACAGCGCGCAACATTTCCATGCAGGGAGCCAACACATCGTATGATGTGTATCACCGGGAAAATCTGCTGGGAACGATAAAATTGGCGGTGCCGGGCATACATAACGTGGCCAATTCTCTGGCGGCTGTAGTGACCGGATTGGTTACCGGACTGCCTTTTGACAGGATTGCCGAAGGGCTGGCACTTTTCCGGGGCGCTAAACGCCGCTTTCAGACCAAGGCGAAAATAAACGGCGTTTGGATTGTTGATGATTATGCCCATCATCCGACCGAGATCAGCACAACCTTGAAAGCTGCCCGGCAGACCAAGCCGCAGCGATTGATTTGCGCCTTTCAGCCGCACCGCTATTCACGCACCGATTTTCTGCGCAAGGAATTCGGGCAGGCGTTTACAGCGACGGATTTATTGATTCTGACCGATGTGTATTCGGCTGGTGAAAAGCCGATTCCCGGCGTTACGGGAGAGACCTTGAAGGATGAAATCGAGGCGCAGACCGGGCAAAAAGTCATTTATATTCCTGATCGGAATCAAATAGCCCGTTACCTTAGCGAAATTGTGGAGTCCGGTGACCTGGTGATTACGATGGGGGCGGGAAATATCTATTTGGCGGGAGAAGAACTTGTTGAAAAGCTTGTCCAGCGGCAGGAGTGCAAGTGA
- the murA gene encoding UDP-N-acetylglucosamine 1-carboxyvinyltransferase — MEKFVVTGEVQLNGTIRVGGAKNAALPIMAATLLCSGVSVIHDVPCLSDINAMQEIMRLLGAKITWEGRTLVIDTTAIHKNEVPEHLMREMRASVFLMGPLLGRFHKVRLSYPGGCAIGHRPIDLHLKALEKMGTVVKEKFGYIDAEAASLSGGEIYLDFPSVGATENAMMAAVLAEGVTIICNAAREPEIYDLQSFLNKMGAKVSGAGTDTIRIDGVRRLKPAEHTIICDRIQAGTYLIAGAISRGDVVVENVVPEHLFSVIDKLEEIGAVLEVGTRSIRVRSRELRGVDIKTLPHPGFATDLQAPILSLLTIAKGTSIVTETIFENRFKHVDELMRMGAKIKVEGRTAVIRGVSKLTGSAVTAPDLRAGGALVLAALAAEGTTEIEQIYHIDRGYENLEENLRNLGAQIARVKSV; from the coding sequence ATGGAGAAGTTTGTCGTCACGGGAGAAGTACAACTTAACGGCACCATCCGGGTCGGTGGTGCGAAAAATGCGGCTTTGCCGATTATGGCGGCAACACTGCTATGTTCGGGAGTCAGCGTTATTCATGATGTACCTTGTCTAAGCGATATTAATGCCATGCAGGAGATTATGCGGCTTTTAGGGGCCAAAATCACATGGGAAGGACGCACCTTAGTCATCGATACAACGGCCATACATAAGAATGAGGTGCCGGAGCATTTGATGCGGGAAATGAGAGCTTCCGTTTTTTTAATGGGGCCTTTACTGGGCCGCTTCCATAAAGTCCGGCTTTCTTATCCCGGTGGCTGTGCAATTGGACACAGGCCGATCGATTTGCACTTGAAGGCCTTAGAAAAAATGGGGACAGTGGTAAAAGAGAAATTTGGCTATATTGACGCCGAAGCCGCCAGCTTGTCAGGGGGAGAAATCTATCTTGATTTTCCCAGTGTGGGTGCTACGGAAAATGCAATGATGGCGGCCGTGCTGGCGGAAGGAGTTACTATTATTTGTAATGCCGCCCGTGAACCCGAGATTTATGATTTGCAGTCATTTCTCAATAAAATGGGTGCAAAAGTCAGCGGTGCCGGTACGGACACCATCCGGATTGACGGTGTCCGACGACTTAAGCCGGCGGAACATACCATCATTTGTGATCGTATTCAGGCGGGCACCTACTTAATTGCCGGTGCTATCTCCCGTGGCGATGTGGTAGTGGAGAATGTGGTTCCCGAACATTTATTTTCGGTTATCGATAAATTGGAGGAAATTGGCGCGGTTCTCGAGGTGGGAACCCGGTCGATCCGGGTCAGAAGCAGGGAATTACGCGGTGTTGATATAAAAACCCTGCCTCATCCCGGTTTTGCCACTGATTTGCAAGCTCCGATTCTATCGCTATTGACCATTGCCAAGGGAACGAGTATTGTCACCGAGACGATTTTTGAAAACCGTTTCAAGCATGTGGATGAACTCATGCGAATGGGGGCCAAAATAAAGGTGGAAGGCCGGACGGCTGTTATTCGCGGTGTATCTAAGCTTACTGGCTCAGCGGTAACCGCTCCCGATCTTAGGGCCGGCGGCGCTTTGGTATTAGCCGCTTTGGCCGCGGAAGGCACCACGGAAATTGAACAAATTTATCACATTGACCGAGGATATGAAAATCTGGAGGAAAATTTAAGAAATCTAGGAGCTCAAATTGCTCGGGTAAAATCAGTATAG
- a CDS encoding D-alanine--D-alanine ligase family protein yields the protein MKTKKIAVVMGGPSSEREVSLRTGQAILQALRSKGYQAVGLELDPAQFIDDIRQAEVDVVFNAVHGKFGEDGMLQGTLEMLGIPYTGSGVLASAVAMDKSISKRLFLSSGIPTPRSQVFNKYSDGEEVAAAILAGFTIPVVVKSSAQGSSIGVTIVDQAEKLAAALKEAFAYSDNLVVEEFIDGREVTIAVWGNKSPAALPIIEIVPHSGCYDYHSKYTTGATDYIVPAPLEELVVEKLQKVAVQAFNLLGCRGIARVDVMLDKANQPYVLEVNTIPGMTATSLVPKAAAASGISFADLCERLLLMAGE from the coding sequence ATGAAAACTAAAAAAATCGCAGTAGTGATGGGAGGTCCTTCCTCGGAGCGCGAGGTATCTTTACGGACCGGGCAGGCCATTTTACAGGCACTTCGGTCAAAAGGATATCAGGCTGTGGGGTTGGAACTGGATCCTGCTCAATTTATTGATGACATCCGGCAGGCCGAGGTTGATGTTGTGTTTAATGCGGTCCACGGGAAATTCGGTGAAGACGGCATGCTGCAGGGAACCTTGGAGATGCTGGGCATACCGTATACGGGCTCAGGGGTTTTGGCCAGTGCGGTAGCCATGGATAAAAGTATATCCAAACGCCTGTTTTTATCGTCCGGTATACCGACACCGCGGTCGCAAGTTTTTAATAAATACAGTGACGGCGAAGAGGTGGCGGCAGCCATTTTGGCTGGTTTTACCATTCCTGTAGTAGTGAAATCCTCCGCTCAAGGCTCAAGCATCGGCGTAACTATTGTCGACCAGGCGGAAAAGTTGGCGGCGGCGCTCAAGGAAGCCTTTGCCTATAGTGATAATCTGGTTGTTGAAGAGTTTATTGACGGACGGGAAGTCACTATTGCCGTCTGGGGTAATAAAAGTCCGGCAGCCCTGCCAATTATCGAAATTGTTCCTCACTCCGGCTGCTATGATTATCATTCTAAATATACCACTGGGGCTACTGACTATATCGTACCGGCGCCACTTGAAGAATTAGTGGTGGAAAAACTACAAAAGGTGGCGGTGCAGGCCTTTAATCTACTGGGCTGCCGTGGCATTGCCAGAGTCGATGTCATGCTGGATAAAGCGAATCAGCCCTATGTTCTGGAGGTAAATACCATTCCGGGAATGACGGCCACCAGCCTGGTTCCCAAAGCCGCAGCAGCATCAGGAATTTCTTTTGCCGATTTATGTGAACGGTTGCTGTTAATGGCCGGGGAGTAA
- a CDS encoding cell division protein FtsQ/DivIB: protein MLKSDRSNRRQPLDQRLLPPKVFAVLLLLFACLLAGYLLINSSLFAIGTVVVEGNKYMSVEDIHRVANIPERLNIFRLDVDEIKHRLTKDLRVAEVAVTRRYPSTIVINIKESQPLAYVAGSYGFFELDKQGMILAVYKNVKQLNVPLITGPKLDNGYVGDKVNDPLIQSVLIYLAALNEKTLNQLSEINIQPSGQMTAYTLSSVHIRLGNGDRLPEKAKLTNDILQDVKDAKSIEYIDLTYASPFIRFR from the coding sequence ATGCTTAAGTCAGACAGGTCGAACAGGCGCCAGCCATTGGATCAACGGTTGTTGCCGCCCAAAGTATTTGCCGTTTTGCTGCTGTTATTCGCTTGTCTGCTTGCGGGCTATTTGCTGATTAACTCATCACTGTTTGCCATCGGCACGGTGGTGGTTGAGGGAAATAAGTACATGTCGGTGGAAGATATCCACCGGGTGGCCAATATTCCTGAACGGCTGAATATTTTCCGGCTAGATGTTGATGAGATAAAACACCGCCTGACCAAAGACCTGCGCGTAGCCGAAGTGGCGGTTACCCGGCGGTATCCCAGCACGATTGTAATCAACATCAAAGAGAGTCAGCCTTTGGCGTATGTGGCCGGCAGTTACGGTTTTTTTGAACTGGACAAGCAGGGAATGATTCTGGCCGTTTATAAAAACGTAAAACAGTTGAATGTGCCGCTGATAACCGGACCTAAGCTGGATAACGGGTATGTTGGCGATAAGGTCAATGATCCGTTGATTCAGTCTGTTTTAATTTATCTGGCGGCCTTGAATGAGAAAACGCTCAACCAACTGTCGGAAATTAACATTCAGCCTTCCGGACAAATGACCGCCTATACGCTAAGTTCCGTGCATATCCGGCTGGGTAATGGCGACCGGTTGCCGGAAAAAGCCAAATTAACTAATGATATTCTTCAGGATGTAAAGGATGCAAAGTCAATCGAATATATTGATCTTACTTATGCTTCGCCTTTTATCCGTTTTCGGTAG
- a CDS encoding DUF881 domain-containing protein has translation MLPIKQGQVSIAFVCVVLGVMLAVQFRTTQDIRSSIPYQRVEDLSQRLAQTEKERDGLLKEVHELRQASGSEASSKEAELIKMSAGVLAVEGPGIIITIDDSKRVSKPGENPNLYLIHDDDILKVINELWAAGAEAMSINEQRLIASSEIRCAGPTLSVNNVRYSPPYDIRAIGDPQTLENALKMRGGVVETLQFWGIQITIKPQELVTIPAYKGTLHYELAKPVKEVVK, from the coding sequence ATGCTTCCCATCAAACAAGGACAGGTATCTATCGCATTTGTATGCGTTGTGTTAGGAGTTATGCTGGCCGTGCAATTTCGTACCACTCAGGATATTCGCTCCAGTATTCCCTATCAAAGAGTGGAGGATTTATCGCAGCGACTAGCTCAAACGGAAAAAGAGCGTGACGGGCTTTTGAAAGAAGTCCATGAACTCCGCCAGGCTTCCGGAAGTGAAGCGAGCTCAAAGGAAGCGGAACTGATCAAGATGAGCGCCGGTGTATTGGCAGTTGAGGGGCCTGGCATCATTATTACCATCGACGACAGCAAACGGGTATCTAAACCGGGTGAAAATCCTAATCTGTATTTGATTCATGACGACGATATTTTAAAGGTAATCAATGAACTGTGGGCGGCTGGCGCCGAGGCTATGTCGATCAATGAACAGCGGTTGATTGCCAGCTCGGAGATCCGTTGCGCCGGACCTACTTTGTCGGTCAATAATGTACGCTATTCCCCGCCTTATGACATACGGGCCATTGGTGATCCGCAGACGTTGGAAAACGCATTGAAAATGCGGGGCGGTGTAGTTGAGACCCTTCAATTCTGGGGTATTCAGATTACCATTAAGCCGCAGGAACTGGTTACTATTCCCGCCTATAAAGGCACCCTGCATTATGAGCTGGCTAAGCCTGTTAAGGAGGTCGTGAAATAA
- a CDS encoding small basic family protein yields the protein MFLPIAGLILGILLGTLFPYSIPQEYAKFMSIALLASLDSVFGGLRAGAEEKFDNTVFITGFFTNALLAAGLVYVGERLGIDLYYVALLAFGLRIFQNLAILRRYFLKK from the coding sequence ATGTTTCTGCCGATTGCGGGTTTGATCCTGGGCATTCTCCTGGGTACATTGTTTCCTTACAGCATTCCTCAAGAATATGCAAAATTCATGTCGATTGCGCTACTGGCTTCGCTGGATTCAGTATTTGGTGGACTTAGGGCCGGAGCGGAAGAAAAGTTTGACAATACGGTGTTTATTACCGGCTTTTTTACTAACGCCCTGTTGGCTGCCGGTCTGGTTTATGTGGGTGAACGCTTGGGAATTGACTTATATTATGTTGCGCTGCTGGCCTTTGGTTTGCGTATCTTTCAAAACCTTGCCATTCTTCGACGGTATTTCTTAAAGAAATAG
- the ftsZ gene encoding cell division protein FtsZ → MLEFDMDLERFAAIKVIGVGGGGNNAVNRMIMSGLQGVEFVSVNTDAQALLHAQAPYRIQIGEKLTKGLGAGANPEVGEKAAQESREDIIKALKGADMVFVTAGMGGGTGTGAAPVVAECAKEVGALTVGVVTRPFSFEGRRRQAQAERGIAKLKEKVDTLITIPNDRLMQVVDKRTPIMEAFRIADDVLRQGVQGISDLIAVPGLINLDFADVKTIMTETGSALMGIGISSGDNRAVVAAETAIKSPLLETSIEGARGVLLNITGGTNLGLHEVNAAAEIIASAADPEANIIFGAVIDEAFQDEVRVTVIATGFDPKPAKITPGKLETTTIEPFKANNLEIPTWMRR, encoded by the coding sequence ATGCTTGAATTTGATATGGATTTGGAGCGTTTTGCAGCGATTAAAGTTATTGGAGTTGGCGGCGGCGGAAATAATGCAGTCAATCGCATGATTATGTCCGGCTTGCAGGGAGTGGAATTTGTTTCAGTAAATACTGATGCTCAAGCTTTGTTGCACGCTCAGGCTCCATACCGTATTCAGATTGGTGAAAAATTGACAAAAGGGCTGGGGGCCGGCGCGAATCCGGAAGTTGGGGAAAAGGCTGCTCAGGAAAGCCGTGAAGATATTATCAAAGCGCTGAAAGGGGCCGATATGGTGTTTGTTACTGCCGGTATGGGCGGCGGTACGGGAACCGGGGCGGCGCCGGTTGTAGCCGAGTGTGCGAAGGAAGTTGGCGCCTTGACGGTAGGTGTGGTAACCAGGCCATTTTCTTTTGAGGGCCGCCGCCGGCAGGCGCAGGCCGAGCGGGGTATTGCCAAATTAAAAGAGAAAGTGGATACGCTGATTACCATCCCCAATGATCGTTTGATGCAGGTTGTGGACAAACGAACGCCGATCATGGAAGCTTTTCGGATTGCCGATGATGTACTGAGACAAGGCGTACAGGGGATTTCCGACTTGATTGCGGTGCCCGGGCTTATTAATTTGGACTTTGCCGATGTAAAGACTATCATGACCGAAACCGGTTCGGCTCTTATGGGGATTGGTATCAGCTCTGGTGATAACCGTGCCGTGGTGGCTGCCGAAACGGCAATCAAGAGCCCGCTTTTGGAAACCTCGATTGAGGGTGCCCGCGGCGTATTGCTTAACATTACCGGTGGAACCAATCTTGGTCTGCATGAGGTGAATGCTGCCGCTGAAATTATTGCCAGCGCGGCCGATCCGGAAGCCAATATCATTTTTGGCGCTGTTATCGACGAAGCCTTCCAGGATGAAGTGCGGGTTACCGTCATTGCCACAGGCTTTGACCCTAAACCTGCCAAAATAACTCCCGGTAAGCTAGAAACTACTACGATTGAACCGTTTAAGGCCAACAACTTGGAAATACCGACCTGGATGC